The Deltaproteobacteria bacterium genomic sequence GGCCGGTTCTATTTCCTCTTGGCATGATACATCCTCCTTTCTTAATTGTTAACCGTTCTTTCACGTATCATATTGACCCCGCAATCAGGGCATCTGCGCTGAAAGCATGGCATACCCTGTTCGTGCGGTTCTTTTTTGCCGCATTGGGGACATACGCAGAAACCTCCCGAACCCGCAGCAAACATTCCACCGGCACGGCCGGCTCTCTGACCGCCGCGTCCCCGTCCGCCACCCTGTCCCATGCCGCCGCCTCTTCTTCCATTCATGATATTTCCCTCCCTGTAAAAACCCTGCCTGCCTGACAAGCGTCGATGACCTCGTCCAAAGCAGCCGGGCATGACAAAATCGTCACTCCTGAGTCCTGTCGTCATCCAGGCGTGAATGACTTCCCGCAGGTCTCCGGTAATGAAAGAAATCACCTGGATGCCGTTCGCAACAATAATTTCACGCAAAGATCGGGTGATTGCCCCGCAAACCAAAACGGCTACTTCCAGTTCGATCAGATGAAACGCCTTCTGTACCGGAAATTCGCCATCCAGACATTTTTCGGTTTCTCTCACGATCTCCCCGGACTCCACCTCGACAAGTCGGATCTTGCGGGTCGTATCGAAAACCGGTGCGATGCGATCCTCCCAGACGGCGAATGCTGCTTTTCTCATTTCACGCCCCAAATGCGCTTTTCTTGATTTCTATTTGAGCATAAATCATGCCAATAAGCAAGTCACGCCATGTTCGCTCTTAACATACCATTATTACAGGGATATTTTAATTGAGGCCAGGAAGGGGGCGGATATATCATAGCGCTGTTGCTACGATATATCCGGGCTATCGGCGCGTATGCGCTATGATTTGCGGGCGGAGCGCCCGTCCCGTTCAGGGAGGGGTATGCCCGCTTTCTTCATTCTTCGCAGGAGGGTCGTTTTGTGGATACCCAGTTCTTTTGCCGCCTTCTCCCGATTGTATTGATTCTTCTCCAATGCATTGCGAATCAGTTGCACCTCGAGCATGGTACGCGCTTGTTTAAAATCCTGAGTCTGAGCCGTTTCCGGATAGGACGCCGTGAGTTCTTTCGGGAGGTGCCTCGTGTCAATCAACCCATCCCGGCATAGAATGAAGGAACTTTCGATCACATTTTCCAGTTCCCTGATGTTACCCGGCCATTCATGAGCCATGAGCAAAGAAAGGGCTTCAGTGGTGATGCCGGAAACCGTCTTTTGCTGCAGCCGGTTGAAGTGTTCGACGAACTGTTCTATCAGGATCGGAATATCCTCCTTGCGTTGCCGAAGGGGAGGAAGGTCAACCGATACGACATTAATGCGGTAATACAGGTCCTCCCTGAACTTATTCTGACGCATCTGTTCCGGCAGATCCCTGTTGGTCGCCACGATTACCCGGATGTCCGCTGTTTCGGAACGCGTTGCCCCCAGCGGTTCGAAAGACCTTTCCTGAAGAACCCGAAGCAACTTTACCTGGATAGCCAAACTGATTTCGCCTATTTCGTCCAGAAAAAGGGTGCCGCCGCCGGCCAGGGCAAATCGTCCCGGCTTGTCTCTGTTTGCTCCGGTGAAGGCGCCCGCCTTGTAGCCGAAAAGTTCCGATTCGAGGAGGCTGTCGGGTAAGGCGCCGCAATTGACCGCAACGAAGGGTCCGTCTCGACGCGGACTCAAATCATGAATGGTTCTGGCCACAAGCTCTTTGCCCGTGCCGGTTTCACCGAGAACCAGTACGGTGCTTTCACTGGCGGCAATGGGCGGCAATACCTTAAAAATCCTCTGCATCTCAGGACTTCTGCTCACCAGATCGCCCAGACGAAAGCGGTTTCCCAATTCCAGACGGAGTGCCACCACTTCGGACAAATCCCGGAAGGTTTCCGCCCCGCCAATTACCTGTCCCTGGTTGTCCCTGAGTACGGCCGTAGAAATACTGATGGGGATGCGGTTTCCCTCCGAGTCAATGATATAGCCCGATTTTCCGATGATGGGGCGGCCCGTTTTCAGGGTTTTCTGAAGTGCGCAATCGGCCCCGCACATGCTGGAGCGAAACACATCGGAACACCTGCGTCCGATGGCTTCCGTACGCGGCACACCCGTTATCTCCTCCGCCGCACGGTTGAACGACGTGATGTGCCAGTTCTTGTCGACTGTAAAAACTCCGTCCGAGATACTCTCCAGGATTGCCTCGGTTGGGGTAACCAAGGTATCGACGGATTTGTCGTTTTTCATTTAGGCAATCTTTCAAAAAATATTCTCAAAGGCGGTTCGCGGCGTCGGGTATGTTCATGGATGACCGGTGTTCATGAGAGGCCTGCAAAAATCATCCGATGACTTCGGCCCACTTTGTTCAGTTGCCCGCCCAGTCTTCGGGGAGAAGGTAATCCCCCCCGACCGGTTTCTCTTGACCTATCCAGTCGCAGGCCTCACGAAGTGTCGCAAAATAATGATATTTTCTGAAGATCCTTTCAGCCTCCGGTGCGGCCAAAAAGGAAAGAAAACGCTCCGCCGCCGGCCTGTTGTCCGTGTAGTGTAAAAGCGCGGCGTTGCCCACGCCGATTCGCTGAATGTCGGTTGGCGCAAGCTTTATGGTATCGATCTTCTCCGGAAACCATTTGTCCAAGTAACTGAAACCGATCACCGCGTCAACCTGCCTCAAAACAAGGAGTGCCGCCAGTTTGTTAAAGTCCTCGCCATAGGTGACGATATTTTTTCTGAACTGCTTCCTTTCCTGCGGCGTCAGCGACTTGTCCGCGATTTCCGCCGCCAGGATGCCTACATAGACCGTTTCGGGATTCCCGATGGCAATTCTGAGGCCCGGTCTGGCCATATCTTGGAGGCTCCTTATCCTTTTGGGATTGCCTTTCTGGACATTGATGGACGGCACGAAGTAACCCGTTTCCCGGATCGTTCCCGGCACAAGATGCCCCTGCTTTGCCGCCTTCTTCATGATGTCGGGGGACGGGGCGACGAAGATGTCGCCCCGCCTGCTGAGCGATATCTGGGACAGGAGGGTTCCGACTCCCGCGTAACTGACGTTGACCTCCAGGCCGGTTTGTTGCGTGAAGGCCGTGACGATTTCATCCATGGGCATCCTGAAGGCCGCGCCGCACAGAATCAGCGGTTTATCCGCCGCACGGCTCAGACCCGTCGTCGCCGCCAGCAAAACACATATCATGAGCGCCATGAATCCGAATTTATTTTGCATGCTGAATGTCCTCCAAACGATGAATGAAAGTTTCTTGTTGCTCAATGGCCAAAGGGACAGTATCGGTCCAGCCCGCACAAGGCGGCGACCCCTGCCACCGTGACACCGAAAAAAATCACCGGTTTCCTGTTCAAAAAATGGACGATGGTATCGTTGGTGGCCGTCGAGCCCGTGGCGAGAATCACGTCACACCATGCAATGACCTCCTGCGTCGCCGAAGGGGCATCCACAATAACGCCCGCCCTCCTGTGGCCGATATTGTCCTCGTCCAGGTCAACGATGCGCAGGGGGAACGACTGAACGAGACTTGCCGCCATCGCGGGCTGATAGCCGATCAGGGCAATTTTGGGATTCTCGTAACGTTCCTGGATGTAGGCGGTCAATTGTTTCGCACAAAGCCCGGGTTCTTGATCGCGGCAATGAATGGTTCCCTCAACGCGTTTTTCGTGGCGCATGACTGCGTTGAGGGTTGCGATAAAAATAGCACGCTGGAAATTATCCGCCAAATCCAGGGACAGAACATCCCGCAGAGAACCTCTGAAGTTTCCAGGCATATCTGTAAAGGCCTGTCCCTTGGCGCCCTGGAAGTCGGCCTCCATCATGAACTCTTTCCCTCGCATGAGGGGGTAATCATCCCGTTCCGGCTCACCTATTGCCTCTTTGACGGTCAGGGTTCTCGCGGAAAGTACGGAAATGGTTTCATCTGAAATTGCCTTCTCATCGATAAGCTTTGCAAATCTGTCTTTCAGATCCTGATAAAATGGCATGGAACAAACCCTCCTGGAAGCATTTATTTTTGTTTGTTGATTTCCGATGATCACACAATATCTGATGGGGGAAACCCACCACGCGAAGCACCCCCGTGACAACGACCCTATCAATCAGACCCGGAAAAGGTAAATTTCGTGCCGCTCATGTTCAGGAGAAACGCCTCCGGCATGGTTTCCTCTATCCACAGGGACGCTTTTCTTCCCGTACAATGACAGGGGATGACATAACGGGGAGCGCATTGTCGCAGCGCTTCCAAAAGCGGCTCCAGTTGTTTTTTCGTCTTCCCCGTCAGATGGAATCCGCCTATAACGGCAAAAACGCGGCTCTCACCCGTGATCTTGCGGGCCTGCTGGATCGTGTTGATGATGCCGGCATGGGCGCACCCGGTGACAATCACCAGCCCTTTTCCCCTGAGTAGCAAGGCCAAAGAGGAATCATCCAAAAAATCATCTTCTTTATTCCAGCCGTTTTCCCGGTAATATGCATGCCTTTCATTTTGTTCAAAGTCGGTGCTGCGAGGGATCTCACCCAGAAACAGGGCGTCGCCTTGTAGTATCCGGCATGGTTTCCGGTTTTCCCAGAGCTCAAAACCGGCCTTTTCGAGATACGGCCTCGTCAGTTGGGGCATGCGGTATATGATACCCTTGCTTATGCTATGCCGGCCGGTTCTGAATGCCTCCGGGTGTACCACCAGGGGCAGTCGGCTGTGTCCCGTTGCTTTGGCCAGCGCTCGCAAACCGCCCCAGTGATCGGCATGACCGTGGGAAAGGACAAAACAGTCGACTTTCTTCAAGTCAAGGCCAAGGCTTCGCGCGTTCTGGGCAGCACCGGCAGGGGAGAACCCGCCGTCGAAAATCAGGGTTCCGCGTTCACCACATCGCTGGGTCCGGATGAGCAGGGAGAAACCATGTTCAGCGAGCAGGGGCCGCTTTGTTCCCCCATCAGCCGGATACCCTCCACGGGTTACCACCTCGTCATTGTTCATAACCGTCAGGTCGGTATAGTTATCCATCAAGGTGTGAAGTTCAATTTGATCAAGGGGGCGCAATGCAATGGGACCCATGCGTTTCCTCCAAAATGACGATACGCCGTCAGAATCCTCTTGTCGTACAGGTTATCGCCTGTTGCCTGGACTTGACGGAACCGATGACGCGGGGACTCCTTTCATTCCATGATGCCATGGGTAATCCCCGGTTACCCAAGAGATCACCTCCATGAAAGCTAACAAAAAATATGCCGAACTTGTCGGGGAATCCTTTTTCAAAAACACTTTATAATATCAAAGAATTGGCATGATATCGATTAAAAGGGTTTTGCCCGGTGGTTCCGAGTATGGCACACTTGAATCCTTGTATTTCAAAAAAGTCGCAATAATGCAATGATTTCCGTTCCGGTATAAAAAGGGGGTGCCCGGTAAACCGGGCACCCCCTTGGGGTTTGATGGTTGAGTGGGTTGATGGCCCTATTTAATTCCCT encodes the following:
- a CDS encoding MBL fold metallo-hydrolase, whose protein sequence is MGPIALRPLDQIELHTLMDNYTDLTVMNNDEVVTRGGYPADGGTKRPLLAEHGFSLLIRTQRCGERGTLIFDGGFSPAGAAQNARSLGLDLKKVDCFVLSHGHADHWGGLRALAKATGHSRLPLVVHPEAFRTGRHSISKGIIYRMPQLTRPYLEKAGFELWENRKPCRILQGDALFLGEIPRSTDFEQNERHAYYRENGWNKEDDFLDDSSLALLLRGKGLVIVTGCAHAGIINTIQQARKITGESRVFAVIGGFHLTGKTKKQLEPLLEALRQCAPRYVIPCHCTGRKASLWIEETMPEAFLLNMSGTKFTFSGSD
- the modA gene encoding molybdate ABC transporter substrate-binding protein codes for the protein MQNKFGFMALMICVLLAATTGLSRAADKPLILCGAAFRMPMDEIVTAFTQQTGLEVNVSYAGVGTLLSQISLSRRGDIFVAPSPDIMKKAAKQGHLVPGTIRETGYFVPSINVQKGNPKRIRSLQDMARPGLRIAIGNPETVYVGILAAEIADKSLTPQERKQFRKNIVTYGEDFNKLAALLVLRQVDAVIGFSYLDKWFPEKIDTIKLAPTDIQRIGVGNAALLHYTDNRPAAERFLSFLAAPEAERIFRKYHYFATLREACDWIGQEKPVGGDYLLPEDWAGN
- a CDS encoding sigma 54-interacting transcriptional regulator yields the protein MKNDKSVDTLVTPTEAILESISDGVFTVDKNWHITSFNRAAEEITGVPRTEAIGRRCSDVFRSSMCGADCALQKTLKTGRPIIGKSGYIIDSEGNRIPISISTAVLRDNQGQVIGGAETFRDLSEVVALRLELGNRFRLGDLVSRSPEMQRIFKVLPPIAASESTVLVLGETGTGKELVARTIHDLSPRRDGPFVAVNCGALPDSLLESELFGYKAGAFTGANRDKPGRFALAGGGTLFLDEIGEISLAIQVKLLRVLQERSFEPLGATRSETADIRVIVATNRDLPEQMRQNKFREDLYYRINVVSVDLPPLRQRKEDIPILIEQFVEHFNRLQQKTVSGITTEALSLLMAHEWPGNIRELENVIESSFILCRDGLIDTRHLPKELTASYPETAQTQDFKQARTMLEVQLIRNALEKNQYNREKAAKELGIHKTTLLRRMKKAGIPLPERDGRSARKS